One segment of Ipomoea triloba cultivar NCNSP0323 chromosome 12, ASM357664v1 DNA contains the following:
- the LOC115999962 gene encoding probable leucine-rich repeat receptor-like protein kinase At1g35710 isoform X1 gives MANPDFIILLLLIIHLFAASPPVSASLFNATNTHSSLPANNLQIANEVASLLTWKSSLDLKSQKLLSSWVVGSNHCNWIGIDCNTDGSIISLNLTGYGLRGQISQEIGLLKSLVVFDLSSNALTGQIPTLLGNLSVLVNLSLFENQLCGSIPKEIGKLKSLQQLRLSHNNLSGQIPQEIGLLKSLVVFDLSSNALTGKIPPEIGNLTVLLDLSLFENQLYESIPKELGKLNSLQLLRLSHNNLSGQIPQEIGLLISLVEIDFRSNSFSGQIPISIGNLRNLTIFYLDQNQLSGNIPQEIGNLTNLVYLSLLENQLYGSIPREVGKLKSLRGLWLYSNYFSGQIPSEIGNLSKLILLPLQENQLHGSIPNEFRNLQNLKFLSVNTNNLSGQIPQKIGLLKSLVVFDLSSNALTGQIPTSIGNLSMLINLNLQLNQLYGSIPKEIGKLKSLQQLRLSHNNLSGQIPQEIGNLSMLINLGLSFNALIGQIPTSLCNLRNLKMLYLGKNQFSGHIPKGFGLLTSLLNLDLGENALAGEIPSTIGNLKSLTVLHLQINNLSGQIPQEMGLIVSLVELSLSENSLTGQIPTSIGNLSMLINLNLQLNQLYGSIPKEIGKLKSLQQLRLSHNNLSGQIPQEIGNLSMLINLGLSFNALIGQIPTSLCNLRNLKMLYLGKNQFSGHIPKGFGLLTSLLNLDLGENALAGEIPSTIGNLKSLTVLHLQINNLSGQIPQEMGLIVSLVELSLSENSLTGQIPTSIGNLSMLINLNLQLNQLYGSIPKEIGKLKSLQQLRLSHNNLSGQIPQEIGNLSMLINLGLSFNALIGQIPTSLCNLRNLKMLYLGKNQFSGHIPKGFGLLTSLLNLDLGENALAGEIPSTIGNLKSLTVLHLQINNLSGQIPQEMGLIVSLVELSLSKNSLTGQIPTSIGNLQTLKFLYLNDNYFSSHIPQEIGLLNSLVVFDLSSNALTGQIPPEIGNLSMLVNLNLQLNQLYGSIPKELGKLRSLEGLLLHFNNLVGQIPFEFNNLTNLRSFQISNNHLTGSLPENICFGPSLENISIAYNGFSGKIPKSLKNCTSLYRVRLDGNEIYGDVSTEFGIYPNLNYIDLSYNNLHGHLSSNWALCPKLTALKMADNKISGNIPLDLGNASELQYIDLSSNQLVGRIPGSLGKLSKLYKLKLDNNKLNDNIPLEVGELSLLSELNLASNNFVGSIPPQIGRCQHLITLNLSRNMLVGKIPIDMLSLKSLENLSLSHNMLSDKIPPQVGGLTNLQTMDLSHNNLSGSIPTSIAQCAALVSVDISYNQLEGPIPNTKAFLQAPYSALSNNKGLCGNHSGLKLCSSHSQIDDVKGNSVIIISIVLGSSFLLAVVIIIFVIFRRPIRNTVVEQRDFTNDLFTIWSFDGKMTYENIIEATRNFDSSYCIGVGGHGSVYRAELPSGQIVAVKKFHTLGMQDDERLDLRSFSNEISTLTNVRHRNIVKLYGFCAHQRHSFLIYEYLQGGSLAHILSDDEKALHLSWLKRIYVVKAMANALSYMHHDCSPHIVHRDITSNNVLFDSEYEAHVSDFGTARFLSPDSSNWTSFAGTMGYTAPEFAYTAEVNCKCDVYSFGVVTLEVLMGKHPGDLVTYISSSSLSATAGMLLMDLLDPRLSTPKKHDAQQLVLLANIGVSCMNSNPQCRPTMQQVSMMLSKERDFPDFSPEITLCQLFGLEFRNP, from the exons ATGGCAAATCCGGATTTTATAATACTCCTACTGCTTATTATACACCTCTTTGCCGCCTCTCCTCCAGTTTCTGCTTCCCTTTTCAACGCTACAAATACCCATTCATCATTGCCTGCAAATAATTTGCAAATAGCAAATGAAGTGGCTTCTCTGTTAACATGGAAGTCTAGCCTCGACCTCAAAAGTCAAAAACTATTGTCATCCTGGGTTGTTGGTAGCAATCACTGCAATTGGATTGGAATTGACTGCAACACTGATGGAAGCATTATAAGCTTGAACCTTACTGGTTATGGCTTACGAG GCCAGATCTCTCAAGAAATTGGATTGTTAAAATCTCTTGTGGTGTTTGATCTTTCATCAAATGCTCTTACGGGTCAAATCCCTACGTTATTAGGAAACTTGTCAGTGTTGGTAAATTTATCTCTATTTGAAAATCAACTCTGCGGATCCATCCCTAAGGAGATTGGAAAGTTGAAATCTCTTCAACAACTACGATTGTCCCACAACAATCTATCCGGCCAAATCCCTcaagaaattggattattaaaaTCCCTTGTAGTGTTTGATCTTTCATCAAATGCTCTTACGGGTAAAATTCCCCCGGAAATAGGGAACTTGACAGTGTTGTTAGATTTATCTCTATTTGAAAATCAACTCTACGAGTCTATCCCTAAGGAACTTGGAAAGTTGAACTCTCTTCAACTACTACGTTTGTCCCACAACAATCTATCCGGCCAAATCCCTCAAGAAATTGGCTTGTTAATTTCACTTGTAGAGATAGATTTCCGGTCAAATAGTTTCAGTGGTCAAATTCCTATTTCAATTGGAAACTTGAGGAATTTGACAATCTTTTATCTTGACCAGAATCAATTGAGTGGCAATATTCCTCAAGAAATAGGGAACTTGACAAATTTGGTATATTTATCATTACTTGAAAATCAACTCTATGGATCCATTCCTAGGGAGGTGGGAAAATTGAAATCTCTTCGAGGGTTATGGTTATATTCAAATTACTTTAGTGGTCAAATCCCTTCAGAAATAGGTAACTTGTCAAAGTTGATATTATTACCCTTACAAGAGAATCAACTTCATGGATCCATCCCGAATGAGTTCAGGAaccttcaaaatttaaaattcttgtCTGTCAACACCAACAATCTATCAGGCCAGATCCCTCAAAAAATTGGGTTGTTAAAATCTCTTGTGGTGTTTGATCTTTCATCAAATGCTCTTACGGGTCAAATCCCTACTTCAATTGGGAATTTGTCAATGTTGATAAACTTAAATCTACAGCTAAATCAGCTCTATGGATCCATCCCTAAGGAGATTGGAAAGTTGAAATCTCTTCAACAACTACGATTGTCCCACAACAATCTATCCGGCCAAATCCCTCAAGAAATAGGTAATTTGTCCATGTTGATAAATTTGGGATTATCGTTTAATGCACTCATAGGTCAAATCCCTACATCACTTTGCAACTTGAGAAATCTAAAAATGTTGTATCTCGGCAAGAATCAGTTTTCAGGCCACATCCCTAAAGGTTTTGGGTTGTTAACATCGCTTCTAAATTTGGACTTAGGAGAGAATGCGCTTGCAGGTGAAATCCCTTCAACAATTGGGAATTTGAAAAGTTTAACAGTCTTGCATCTTCAAATCAATAATCTTTCAGGTCAAATCCCACAAGAAATGGGGTTGATTGTCTCACTTGTAGAGTTGTCATTGAGTGAAAATTCTCTCACCGGCCAAATCCCTACTTCAATTGGGAATTTGTCAATGTTGATAAACTTAAATCTACAGCTAAATCAGCTCTATGGATCCATCCCTAAGGAGATTGGAAAGTTGAAATCTCTTCAACAACTACGATTGTCCCACAACAATCTATCCGGCCAAATCCCTCAAGAAATAGGTAATTTGTCCATGTTGATAAATTTGGGATTATCGTTTAATGCACTCATAGGTCAAATCCCTACATCACTTTGCAACTTGAGAAATCTAAAAATGTTGTATCTCGGCAAGAATCAGTTTTCAGGCCACATCCCTAAAGGTTTTGGGTTGTTAACATCGCTTCTAAATTTGGACTTAGGAGAGAATGCGCTTGCAGGTGAAATCCCTTCAACAATTGGGAATTTGAAAAGTTTAACAGTCTTGCATCTTCAAATCAATAATCTTTCAG GTCAAATCCCACAAGAAATGGG GTTGATTGTCTCACTTGTAGAGTTGTCATTGAGTGAAAATTCTCTCACCGGCCAAATCCCTACTTCAATTGGGAATTTGTCAATGTTGATAAACTTAAATCTACAGCTAAATCAGCTCTATGGATCCATCCCTAAGGAGATTGGAAAGTTGAAATCTCTTCAACAACTACGATTGTCCCACAACAATCTATCCGGCCAAATCCCTCAAGAAATAGGTAATTTGTCCATGTTGATAAATTTGGGATTATCGTTTAATGCACTCATAGGTCAAATCCCTACATCACTTTGCAACTTGAGAAATCTAAAAATGTTGTATCTCGGCAAGAATCAGTTTTCAGGCCACATCCCTAAAGGTTTTGGGTTGTTAACATCGCTTCTAAATTTGGACTTAGGAGAGAATGCGCTTGCAGGTGAAATCCCTTCAACAATTGGGAATTTGAAAAGTTTAACAGTCTTGCATCTTCAAATCAATAATCTTTCAGGTCAAATCCCACAAGAAATGGGGTTGATTGTCTCACTTGTAGAGTTGTCATTGAGTAAAAATTCTCTCACCGGCCAAATCCCTACTTCAATTGGGAACTTGCAAAccttaaaatttttgtatcttaatgaCAATTACTTTTCAAGTCATATCCCTCAAGAAATTGGATTGTTAAATTCCCTTGTGGTGTTTGATCTTTCATCAAATGCTCTTACGGGTCAAATCCCTCCAGAAATAGGGAATTTGTCAATGTTGGTAAACTTAAATCTACAGCTAAATCAGCTCTATGGATCCATACCTAAGGAGTTAGGAAAGTTGAGATCTCTTGAAGGGCTACTGTTGCATTTTAATAACCTTGTTGGTCAAATTCCATTTGAGTTCAACAATCTCACTAATTTGAGGAGTTTTCAAATTAGCAATAATCATCTCACCGGATCTTTGCCTGAGAATATATGTTTTGGTCCGTCACTTGAAAATATATCTATTGCATACAACGGATTTAGTGGAAAGATTCCTAAAAGTCTTAAGAATTGTACAAGCCTTTACAGAGTCAGGCTGGACGGAAATGAGATTTATGGAGATGTATCCACAGAGTTTGGGATATATCCAAACTTAAATTACATAGATTTGAGTTATAATAACTTACATGGCCATCTGTCTTCAAATTGGGCTCTTTGTCCAAAACTTACTGCTTTGAAGATGGCGGACAATAAAATTTCTGGAAATATCCCACTTGATCTCGGCAATGCATCTGAGTTGCAATATATTGATCTCTCATCAAATCAGTTGGTTGGAAGGATCCCCGGAAGTTTGGGAAAGTTGAGCAAGTTATATAAGCTAAAGTTAGATAATAACAAACTTAATGACAACATACCACTAGAAGTTGGGGAACTATCTTTGCTTTCAGAGCTAAACTTAGCTTCAAATAACTTTGTTGGCTCAATTCCCCCACAAATTGGAAGATGCCAACACTTAATTACACTGAATTTGAGCAGAAATATGCTAGTGGGCAAGATTCCTATTGATATGTTAAGCCTGAAATCCCTTGAAAATCTGAGTCTTAGTCACAACATGCTCTCTGATAAGATACCACCACAAGTTGGAGGATTAACCAACTTACAGACAATGGACTTATCTCACAATAATCTGTCAGGCTCCATCCCAACAAGCATTGCTCAATGTGCAGCATTAGTTTCTGTTGATATATCTTACAATCAGTTGGAAGGCCCTATCCCTAACACTAAAGCATTTCTACAAGCACCATATTCTGCCTTGAGTAATAACAAAGGTTTATGTGGTAATCATTCTGGCTTAAAGCTCTGCTCCTCACACAGTCAAATTGATGACGTGAAAGGAAATTCAGTTATAATCATATCAATAGTCTTGGGAAGTTCATTCCTATTGGCTGTGgttattatcatttttgttattttccgACGACCAATAAGAAATACAGTGGTGGAGCAAAGAGATTTTACTAATGATTTGTTCACAATATGGAGCTTTGATGGAAAGATGACATATGAAAACATAATTGAAGCAACAAGGAACTTCGACTCTAGTTATTGCATTGGTGTAGGAGGGCATGGAAGTGTGTATAGGGCCGAGCTACCTAGTGGTCAGATTGTTGCCGTAAAGAAGTTTCACACATTAGGCATGCAAGATGATGAGAGGCTTGATCTTAGAAGTTTTTCAAATGAGATAAGCACATTAACAAATGTTAGGCATCGGAATATTGTAAAGCTCTACGGCTTTTGTGCTCACCAGAGACATTCATTCTTGATTTATGAGTATTTACAAGGGGGTAGCCTGGCACACATTTTGAGTGATGATGAAAAAGCACTACATTTGAGCTGGTTGAAAAGGATATATGTGGTCAAAGCTATGGCTAATGCATTATCATACATGCACCATGATTGTTCCCCGCATATTGTTCACCGAGACATTACAAGCAacaatgttttgtttgattctGAATATGAAGCTCATGTGTCTGATTTCGGGACAGCAAGGTTTTTGAGCCCTGATTCATCAAACTGGACTTCATTTGCTGGAACTATGGGATATACAGCTCCAG AGTTTGCTTACACTGCAGAGGTAAACTGCAAATGTGATGTGTATAGCTTTGGTGTGGTAACACTAGAAGTGCTTATGGGGAAACATCCTGGTGACCTTGTTACATACATTTCTTCATCCTCACTCTCAGCAACTGCTGGAATGCTTCTGATGGATTTGTTGGACCCTCGACTCTCAACTCCAAAAAAACACGATGCACAACAACTTGTGTTGCTTGCAAATATAGGAGTCTCTTGTATGAATTCCAATCCTCAATGTCGGCCAACTATGCAACAAGTTTCTATGATGCTATCCAAGGAAAGGGATTTTCCCGATTTTTCCCCTGAGATCACTTTATGCCAGTTGTTTGGTCTTGAATTTCGGAATCCATAA
- the LOC115999962 gene encoding probable leucine-rich repeat receptor-like protein kinase At1g35710 isoform X2 — translation MANPDFIILLLLIIHLFAASPPVSASLFNATNTHSSLPANNLQIANEVASLLTWKSSLDLKSQKLLSSWVVGSNHCNWIGIDCNTDGSIISLNLTGYGLRGQISQEIGLLKSLVVFDLSSNALTGQIPTLLGNLSVLVNLSLFENQLCGSIPKEIGKLKSLQQLRLSHNNLSGQIPQEIGLLKSLVVFDLSSNALTGKIPPEIGNLTVLLDLSLFENQLYESIPKELGKLNSLQLLRLSHNNLSGQIPQEIGLLISLVEIDFRSNSFSGQIPISIGNLRNLTIFYLDQNQLSGNIPQEIGNLTNLVYLSLLENQLYGSIPREVGKLKSLRGLWLYSNYFSGQIPSEIGNLSKLILLPLQENQLHGSIPNEFRNLQNLKFLSVNTNNLSGQIPQKIGLLKSLVVFDLSSNALTGQIPTSIGNLSMLINLNLQLNQLYGSIPKEIGKLKSLQQLRLSHNNLSGQIPQEIGNLSMLINLGLSFNALIGQIPTSLCNLRNLKMLYLGKNQFSGHIPKGFGLLTSLLNLDLGENALAGEIPSTIGNLKSLTVLHLQINNLSGQIPQEMGLIVSLVELSLSENSLTGQIPTSIGNLSMLINLNLQLNQLYGSIPKEIGKLKSLQQLRLSHNNLSGQIPQEIGNLSMLINLGLSFNALIGQIPTSLCNLRNLKMLYLGKNQFSGHIPKGFGLLTSLLNLDLGENALAGEIPSTIGNLKSLTVLHLQINNLSGQIPQEMGLIVSLVELSLSENSLTGQIPTSIGNLSMLINLNLQLNQLYGSIPKEIGKLKSLQQLRLSHNNLSGQIPQEIGNLSMLINLGLSFNALIGQIPTSLCNLRNLKMLYLGKNQFSGHIPKGFGLLTSLLNLDLGENALAGEIPSTIGNLKSLTVLHLQINNLSGQIPQEMGLIVSLVELSLSKNSLTGQIPTSIGNLQTLKFLYLNDNYFSSHIPQEIGLLNSLVVFDLSSNALTGQIPPEIGNLSMLVNLNLQLNQLYGSIPKELGKLRSLEGLLLHFNNLVGQIPFEFNNLTNLRSFQISNNHLTGSLPENICFGPSLENISIAYNGFSGKIPKSLKNCTSLYRVRLDGNEIYGDVSTEFGIYPNLNYIDLSYNNLHGHLSSNWALCPKLTALKMADNKISGNIPLDLGNASELQYIDLSSNQLVGRIPGSLGKLSKLYKLKLDNNKLNDNIPLEVGELSLLSELNLASNNFVGSIPPQIGRCQHLITLNLSRNMLVGKIPIDMLSLKSLENLSLSHNMLSDKIPPQVGGLTNLQTMDLSHNNLSGSIPTSIAQCAALVSVDISYNQLEGPIPNTKAFLQAPYSALSNNKGLCGNHSGLKLCSSHSQIDDVKGNSVIIISIVLGSSFLLAVVIIIFVIFRRPIRNTVVEQRDFTNDLFTIWSFDGKMTYENIIEATRNFDSSYCIGVGGHGSVYRAELPSGQIVAVKKFHTLGMQDDERLDLRSFSNEISTLTNVRHRNIVKLYGFCAHQRHSFLIYEYLQGGSLAHILSDDEKALHLSWLKRIYVVKAMANALSYMHHDCSPHIVHRDITSNNVLFDSEYEAHVSDFGTARFLSPDSSNWTSFAGTMGYTAPEFAYTAMVNNKCDVYSFGVVTLEVIMGKHPGDLITCISSSSSSAIDGILLRDLLDPRLSTPTGHDAQQLVLVAKIAISCLNSNPQYRPTMQEVSLLLSKERDFPNILPEITITQLLSLEFPTP, via the exons ATGGCAAATCCGGATTTTATAATACTCCTACTGCTTATTATACACCTCTTTGCCGCCTCTCCTCCAGTTTCTGCTTCCCTTTTCAACGCTACAAATACCCATTCATCATTGCCTGCAAATAATTTGCAAATAGCAAATGAAGTGGCTTCTCTGTTAACATGGAAGTCTAGCCTCGACCTCAAAAGTCAAAAACTATTGTCATCCTGGGTTGTTGGTAGCAATCACTGCAATTGGATTGGAATTGACTGCAACACTGATGGAAGCATTATAAGCTTGAACCTTACTGGTTATGGCTTACGAG GCCAGATCTCTCAAGAAATTGGATTGTTAAAATCTCTTGTGGTGTTTGATCTTTCATCAAATGCTCTTACGGGTCAAATCCCTACGTTATTAGGAAACTTGTCAGTGTTGGTAAATTTATCTCTATTTGAAAATCAACTCTGCGGATCCATCCCTAAGGAGATTGGAAAGTTGAAATCTCTTCAACAACTACGATTGTCCCACAACAATCTATCCGGCCAAATCCCTcaagaaattggattattaaaaTCCCTTGTAGTGTTTGATCTTTCATCAAATGCTCTTACGGGTAAAATTCCCCCGGAAATAGGGAACTTGACAGTGTTGTTAGATTTATCTCTATTTGAAAATCAACTCTACGAGTCTATCCCTAAGGAACTTGGAAAGTTGAACTCTCTTCAACTACTACGTTTGTCCCACAACAATCTATCCGGCCAAATCCCTCAAGAAATTGGCTTGTTAATTTCACTTGTAGAGATAGATTTCCGGTCAAATAGTTTCAGTGGTCAAATTCCTATTTCAATTGGAAACTTGAGGAATTTGACAATCTTTTATCTTGACCAGAATCAATTGAGTGGCAATATTCCTCAAGAAATAGGGAACTTGACAAATTTGGTATATTTATCATTACTTGAAAATCAACTCTATGGATCCATTCCTAGGGAGGTGGGAAAATTGAAATCTCTTCGAGGGTTATGGTTATATTCAAATTACTTTAGTGGTCAAATCCCTTCAGAAATAGGTAACTTGTCAAAGTTGATATTATTACCCTTACAAGAGAATCAACTTCATGGATCCATCCCGAATGAGTTCAGGAaccttcaaaatttaaaattcttgtCTGTCAACACCAACAATCTATCAGGCCAGATCCCTCAAAAAATTGGGTTGTTAAAATCTCTTGTGGTGTTTGATCTTTCATCAAATGCTCTTACGGGTCAAATCCCTACTTCAATTGGGAATTTGTCAATGTTGATAAACTTAAATCTACAGCTAAATCAGCTCTATGGATCCATCCCTAAGGAGATTGGAAAGTTGAAATCTCTTCAACAACTACGATTGTCCCACAACAATCTATCCGGCCAAATCCCTCAAGAAATAGGTAATTTGTCCATGTTGATAAATTTGGGATTATCGTTTAATGCACTCATAGGTCAAATCCCTACATCACTTTGCAACTTGAGAAATCTAAAAATGTTGTATCTCGGCAAGAATCAGTTTTCAGGCCACATCCCTAAAGGTTTTGGGTTGTTAACATCGCTTCTAAATTTGGACTTAGGAGAGAATGCGCTTGCAGGTGAAATCCCTTCAACAATTGGGAATTTGAAAAGTTTAACAGTCTTGCATCTTCAAATCAATAATCTTTCAGGTCAAATCCCACAAGAAATGGGGTTGATTGTCTCACTTGTAGAGTTGTCATTGAGTGAAAATTCTCTCACCGGCCAAATCCCTACTTCAATTGGGAATTTGTCAATGTTGATAAACTTAAATCTACAGCTAAATCAGCTCTATGGATCCATCCCTAAGGAGATTGGAAAGTTGAAATCTCTTCAACAACTACGATTGTCCCACAACAATCTATCCGGCCAAATCCCTCAAGAAATAGGTAATTTGTCCATGTTGATAAATTTGGGATTATCGTTTAATGCACTCATAGGTCAAATCCCTACATCACTTTGCAACTTGAGAAATCTAAAAATGTTGTATCTCGGCAAGAATCAGTTTTCAGGCCACATCCCTAAAGGTTTTGGGTTGTTAACATCGCTTCTAAATTTGGACTTAGGAGAGAATGCGCTTGCAGGTGAAATCCCTTCAACAATTGGGAATTTGAAAAGTTTAACAGTCTTGCATCTTCAAATCAATAATCTTTCAG GTCAAATCCCACAAGAAATGGG GTTGATTGTCTCACTTGTAGAGTTGTCATTGAGTGAAAATTCTCTCACCGGCCAAATCCCTACTTCAATTGGGAATTTGTCAATGTTGATAAACTTAAATCTACAGCTAAATCAGCTCTATGGATCCATCCCTAAGGAGATTGGAAAGTTGAAATCTCTTCAACAACTACGATTGTCCCACAACAATCTATCCGGCCAAATCCCTCAAGAAATAGGTAATTTGTCCATGTTGATAAATTTGGGATTATCGTTTAATGCACTCATAGGTCAAATCCCTACATCACTTTGCAACTTGAGAAATCTAAAAATGTTGTATCTCGGCAAGAATCAGTTTTCAGGCCACATCCCTAAAGGTTTTGGGTTGTTAACATCGCTTCTAAATTTGGACTTAGGAGAGAATGCGCTTGCAGGTGAAATCCCTTCAACAATTGGGAATTTGAAAAGTTTAACAGTCTTGCATCTTCAAATCAATAATCTTTCAGGTCAAATCCCACAAGAAATGGGGTTGATTGTCTCACTTGTAGAGTTGTCATTGAGTAAAAATTCTCTCACCGGCCAAATCCCTACTTCAATTGGGAACTTGCAAAccttaaaatttttgtatcttaatgaCAATTACTTTTCAAGTCATATCCCTCAAGAAATTGGATTGTTAAATTCCCTTGTGGTGTTTGATCTTTCATCAAATGCTCTTACGGGTCAAATCCCTCCAGAAATAGGGAATTTGTCAATGTTGGTAAACTTAAATCTACAGCTAAATCAGCTCTATGGATCCATACCTAAGGAGTTAGGAAAGTTGAGATCTCTTGAAGGGCTACTGTTGCATTTTAATAACCTTGTTGGTCAAATTCCATTTGAGTTCAACAATCTCACTAATTTGAGGAGTTTTCAAATTAGCAATAATCATCTCACCGGATCTTTGCCTGAGAATATATGTTTTGGTCCGTCACTTGAAAATATATCTATTGCATACAACGGATTTAGTGGAAAGATTCCTAAAAGTCTTAAGAATTGTACAAGCCTTTACAGAGTCAGGCTGGACGGAAATGAGATTTATGGAGATGTATCCACAGAGTTTGGGATATATCCAAACTTAAATTACATAGATTTGAGTTATAATAACTTACATGGCCATCTGTCTTCAAATTGGGCTCTTTGTCCAAAACTTACTGCTTTGAAGATGGCGGACAATAAAATTTCTGGAAATATCCCACTTGATCTCGGCAATGCATCTGAGTTGCAATATATTGATCTCTCATCAAATCAGTTGGTTGGAAGGATCCCCGGAAGTTTGGGAAAGTTGAGCAAGTTATATAAGCTAAAGTTAGATAATAACAAACTTAATGACAACATACCACTAGAAGTTGGGGAACTATCTTTGCTTTCAGAGCTAAACTTAGCTTCAAATAACTTTGTTGGCTCAATTCCCCCACAAATTGGAAGATGCCAACACTTAATTACACTGAATTTGAGCAGAAATATGCTAGTGGGCAAGATTCCTATTGATATGTTAAGCCTGAAATCCCTTGAAAATCTGAGTCTTAGTCACAACATGCTCTCTGATAAGATACCACCACAAGTTGGAGGATTAACCAACTTACAGACAATGGACTTATCTCACAATAATCTGTCAGGCTCCATCCCAACAAGCATTGCTCAATGTGCAGCATTAGTTTCTGTTGATATATCTTACAATCAGTTGGAAGGCCCTATCCCTAACACTAAAGCATTTCTACAAGCACCATATTCTGCCTTGAGTAATAACAAAGGTTTATGTGGTAATCATTCTGGCTTAAAGCTCTGCTCCTCACACAGTCAAATTGATGACGTGAAAGGAAATTCAGTTATAATCATATCAATAGTCTTGGGAAGTTCATTCCTATTGGCTGTGgttattatcatttttgttattttccgACGACCAATAAGAAATACAGTGGTGGAGCAAAGAGATTTTACTAATGATTTGTTCACAATATGGAGCTTTGATGGAAAGATGACATATGAAAACATAATTGAAGCAACAAGGAACTTCGACTCTAGTTATTGCATTGGTGTAGGAGGGCATGGAAGTGTGTATAGGGCCGAGCTACCTAGTGGTCAGATTGTTGCCGTAAAGAAGTTTCACACATTAGGCATGCAAGATGATGAGAGGCTTGATCTTAGAAGTTTTTCAAATGAGATAAGCACATTAACAAATGTTAGGCATCGGAATATTGTAAAGCTCTACGGCTTTTGTGCTCACCAGAGACATTCATTCTTGATTTATGAGTATTTACAAGGGGGTAGCCTGGCACACATTTTGAGTGATGATGAAAAAGCACTACATTTGAGCTGGTTGAAAAGGATATATGTGGTCAAAGCTATGGCTAATGCATTATCATACATGCACCATGATTGTTCCCCGCATATTGTTCACCGAGACATTACAAGCAacaatgttttgtttgattctGAATATGAAGCTCATGTGTCTGATTTCGGGACAGCAAGGTTTTTGAGCCCTGATTCATCAAACTGGACTTCATTTGCTGGAACTATGGGATATACAGCTCCAG AGTTTGCTTACACTGCAATGGTAAATAACAAATGTGATGTGTATAGCTTTGGAGTGGTAACATTAGAAGTGATTATGGGGAAACATCCTGGTGACCTCATTACATGCATttcttcatcctcatcctcaGCAATTGATGGAATACTTTTGAGGGATCTTTTAGACCCTCGACTCTCAACTCCAACAGGACACGATGCACAACAGTTGGTGTTAGTTGCAAAGATAGCAATATCTTGTCTAAATTCCAATCCACAATACCGTCCAACTATGCAAGAAGTTTCACTGTTGCTATCCAAGGAAAGGGATTTTCCAAATATTTTACCTGAGATCACAATAACTCAGTTGTTGAGTCTTGAATTTCCTACTCCATGA